A window of Exiguobacterium sp. Helios genomic DNA:
TCTGATACGTGGTCTCGTCGAGCAGACAGGAACGCATTTCTGCCGCCAAAGCACCGGGATGATTGGCTTTAGCCAAATAACCGGTCATGCCATACTGGACAGCGTCACACAGACCGGGGGTGTCATAGACAATCGCCGGTGTGCCGACGCGTGCTGCTTCATAGACAATCATTCCCCAGTTATCTTCATGGGACGGAACGAGTAAGGCCGTTGCCCGGCTGATATGACGGTTACGCTCGACAGGTTCGATATCGCCGAAGTAGTGAATGCTTTGTTGCATGGCTGCTGGAATCGACGCATCGAATCGGATCGGACAATGTCCGATGATCCAGAGTTGAACCGTTTGAAATTCTTGTTTCGAGGCGATGAAGGCTTGGCAGACATCAAATAATTCTTTAGGTTGAGAGGGACGGCTGACGTAAACAAACGTCGGTCGTTTTTCTTTTTTGAGCCAAGTCGACTCAGGGGAAAGCAAATCGAGTCCTTCCAGAAGACGGACTGCTTGATGATACCCGTGTTTGGTTAACGTCGTCAGGACAGACGGATGGAAAACAAGACATGGATCAGAAAATGACGATGTCGCCTGACAAGTCGGCATATTGACAAGGATTCGGGCAGATGGGATTGTGCTGTGTCGGCACATAAATTCAAGCAAGGGAACATTGGACAAGAGAATCAGTGCAAGGGGATGGGACTGGATATAGTGCAAGGCATGCCAAGAGAAGCTGAGCGTACTACCACGCCGGATGTACGTTACACCGTCGATTGATTCGATGTCACGTCCGCCAAAAAATGCCGGAGCCAAGCATGTCACGTTGTATTCATCCGTGATTCGTTTAAAAAGTTCGTGTAAGAGGTGATGTGAAAAGTCAGCGTCAGGATGCTGAATATCGGATGAGGTCAGAAACAGTAAAGATTTACGCATGTGACTCGTCTCCTTTACTGAATTTCTTTTGTATGTCTATTCGAGACGGGAGGGAAGAACTCCTCGGAAGAATCAAAAAAAGTTCCTGCCGATTAAGGGAGGAACTTTTAGTTTAGCGGTCCACATGTTGAGTTAATTCATCGACAAGCTGCTCAAGGGAAACGGTCATTGTACTGAGCGATTCCGTCATCGTTTCAAATTCATGCTGGACGGTCGTTTGTTGTTCGAGTGAAACGGCAGTCGATTCAATACCATGGCGGACTTCGAGGGAAGCGGTTCGCGTCGTCTCCATCCGCTGTTCGATGTCGAGCATCTGGACACCGACCCCGTGACGGGCGGTTTGAATGGAGCTGATACTTTGTTCGACTTCCTGTACGAGTTGCGTGATATCAGAAAATGTCTGACGGACACGGCTCGTCATTTCCTGATTTTCAGCCAGTGTTTTCGTATAACCGGCGGCGGTCGTTTTGATTTGATCGGTATCGACAATCAGGGCCTGCAGGACTTCCGTTACTTCGTTTGCATAACTGCGGGACTGAACAGCGAGATGCCCGACTTCCGTTGCAACGACGGCAAACCCCCGTCCGGCATCTCCGGCACGTGCCGCTTCGATCGCAGCGTTTAATGCCAATAGATTCGTCTGGCCGGCAATGGCTTCCAGACTGGCGAGGATTTTTTGAATCTTATCCGACCGGCTGGCCATTGCCGTGACGGAAGTGTGCAGACCGTTCGTTGATTCGACCATCTCTTCGACGCGGCGGTCCATCAGGTTCATCTCCTCGTTTCCAGTCAACGCGCGTTTCGTCATATGTTCCGTCGTCGTGACGGTTTGTGCCATTTTCGATTGGATCGATGCGATGGACGTATTGACCTGATGCAACTGATCCGTTCCTTGTTGCATCGATTGATGCTGACCGTCAGCGGACTGAACAATCGGTGCAATCGCTGTCGCGATCTGGTTCGTTGCTTCGACGGACTGGACAGCTGCCTGTTGTAAGTGTTTCGTATTCGTTTTTAAATTACCGACAAGTGCTTCGATTTGGTGACTGACATTCGTAATCAGCGTCGTGGCTTCCGTTTCTCGTTTCAAGGAGACGGATCGTTCCTGATTTTGTACGGCAATCTGGATAATCAGAGCCACACTCGTCAAAATCAAGAAAACGGCATGAATCATCAGAATGCTGAACGGATAACCGGTCGTTCCGCAAATCAGGGACGGGGCAAAAAAGAAGCCGGCGAAATGTTGCAAGGCGAAAAGGATGGTGCTGACGAGAATCAAGTTAATCCGGCGGAAATAAGCAATCAACGCCAGGACCATGAAAATTGAAAAATGATACTCGACCAGTCCATTGCCGCCGGCGACGATCGACATACTGGAAAACGTCAGTGTCAACGTCAAGAGAAGCGCAACGATTATACTGTCTGGTCGAATCCGGTAGAGAACGGCAGAAGCAATCCAACAGACAAACGGTAACAAAGCAATCCAGGCAAGTGTCGTGGGTGAAGCGGCTGTTACGTTTCCCCGGATGAGTTGATAACCTTCCGCAAAGTCGGTGAACCGGTGTAAACCATGGACAATGAACGATAAAGTGACGACAAGAAAACTGATCCAAAGCATAAGTTGATTCCGACGTTTCATAAAATAAAATTCCCCCATTTTCTAATAGAAAGTGAAACAAATCACGAGTAAACATGTTAAACGTATACGACTATCGGTCGGGAAAATAAGATTGTTTAGCTTCAAGATACTTAAAACAAAATTAAATTTTAAAATAGAAATTCATGCCTAAACAGACAAGATATGGGGTATAGAAGGGCATTGAGACTTGTAGGAGGAACCGTGTATGAAATGGAAGGGCAGAGAAAGAAGTTCGAACGTCGAAGATCGACGGGGCATGGGTGGAAAAGGAGTCGCCGGGATCGGAGGCGGACTCGGGATCATCATTTTAATCGTCGTCACGTTGATGGGCGGGAATCCGGCCGACATCCTCGGAGGATTGTCCGATTCACAAGGCGACAGTCAAGGCGAGTACCAGGAAACGGCCAAAGAAAAAGAAGCGGCTGATTTTGTATCCGTTGTCTTAGCGGATACGGAAAAAGTCTGGACAAAGGAATTTAAACAGGACGGTATGACATATAAAGAACCGACGCTCGTTTTATATACCGATCAGGTCAGTTCAGCGTGTGGACAAGCCGGAAAGTCAGTCGGACCGTTTTATTGTCCGGGGGATCAGAAATTATACATTGATCTAAGTTTTTATGATGAGTTACAAAATAAATACGGGGCACCGGGAGACTTCGCGATGGCGTATGTCATTGCCCACGAAGTTGGGCACCATGTTCAGACGTTGCTTGGGACATCAGACGAAATCATGCCGCTTCGTCAAAAGATGAGCGAAGAGAAGTTCAACAAATACCTGGTCCGCTTTGAATTGCAGGCGGATTACTATGCGGGTGTCTGGGCCAACCATGCACAAGGACAAAATCTGCTTGAAGAAGGCGATTTGGAAGAGGCACTTGGAGCGGCGAATGCTGTCGGAGATGATACA
This region includes:
- a CDS encoding glycosyltransferase family 4 protein, encoding MRKSLLFLTSSDIQHPDADFSHHLLHELFKRITDEYNVTCLAPAFFGGRDIESIDGVTYIRRGSTLSFSWHALHYIQSHPLALILLSNVPLLEFMCRHSTIPSARILVNMPTCQATSSFSDPCLVFHPSVLTTLTKHGYHQAVRLLEGLDLLSPESTWLKKEKRPTFVYVSRPSQPKELFDVCQAFIASKQEFQTVQLWIIGHCPIRFDASIPAAMQQSIHYFGDIEPVERNRHISRATALLVPSHEDNWGMIVYEAARVGTPAIVYDTPGLCDAVQYGMTGYLAKANHPGALAAEMRSCLLDETTYQMLRYAAHQFSTTKRLHDLEPTFRDWLRIKTSDVTED
- a CDS encoding methyl-accepting chemotaxis protein yields the protein MKRRNQLMLWISFLVVTLSFIVHGLHRFTDFAEGYQLIRGNVTAASPTTLAWIALLPFVCWIASAVLYRIRPDSIIVALLLTLTLTFSSMSIVAGGNGLVEYHFSIFMVLALIAYFRRINLILVSTILFALQHFAGFFFAPSLICGTTGYPFSILMIHAVFLILTSVALIIQIAVQNQERSVSLKRETEATTLITNVSHQIEALVGNLKTNTKHLQQAAVQSVEATNQIATAIAPIVQSADGQHQSMQQGTDQLHQVNTSIASIQSKMAQTVTTTEHMTKRALTGNEEMNLMDRRVEEMVESTNGLHTSVTAMASRSDKIQKILASLEAIAGQTNLLALNAAIEAARAGDAGRGFAVVATEVGHLAVQSRSYANEVTEVLQALIVDTDQIKTTAAGYTKTLAENQEMTSRVRQTFSDITQLVQEVEQSISSIQTARHGVGVQMLDIEQRMETTRTASLEVRHGIESTAVSLEQQTTVQHEFETMTESLSTMTVSLEQLVDELTQHVDR
- a CDS encoding neutral zinc metallopeptidase, whose translation is MKWKGRERSSNVEDRRGMGGKGVAGIGGGLGIIILIVVTLMGGNPADILGGLSDSQGDSQGEYQETAKEKEAADFVSVVLADTEKVWTKEFKQDGMTYKEPTLVLYTDQVSSACGQAGKSVGPFYCPGDQKLYIDLSFYDELQNKYGAPGDFAMAYVIAHEVGHHVQTLLGTSDEIMPLRQKMSEEKFNKYLVRFELQADYYAGVWANHAQGQNLLEEGDLEEALGAANAVGDDTLQKKGQGYVVPESFTHGTSAQRERWFQKGFDNGTIEGGDTFKAKNL